In one Pseudomonas sp. MM211 genomic region, the following are encoded:
- the arfB gene encoding alternative ribosome rescue aminoacyl-tRNA hydrolase ArfB, producing the protein MLVISNSIHLPDDEVELTAIRAQGAGGQNVNKVSSAMHLRFDSQASSLPPFYKERLLALRDSRITADGVVIIKAQQYRTQEQNRADALERLSELIRSAGKTEKARRPTKPTLGSKKRRLEGKTKRGAIKAGRGKVDF; encoded by the coding sequence ATGCTGGTCATTTCCAACAGCATCCATCTGCCTGACGACGAAGTCGAACTCACCGCCATCCGCGCCCAGGGCGCGGGCGGGCAGAACGTCAACAAGGTGTCCAGCGCCATGCACCTGCGCTTCGACAGCCAGGCATCGTCACTGCCGCCGTTCTACAAGGAACGGCTGCTGGCCCTGCGTGACAGCCGCATCACTGCCGATGGCGTGGTGATCATCAAGGCGCAGCAATATCGCACCCAGGAACAGAACCGCGCTGACGCCCTGGAGCGCCTGTCCGAGCTAATCCGTTCTGCGGGCAAAACCGAAAAGGCTCGCCGCCCGACCAAGCCGACCCTCGGTTCCAAGAAGCGTCGGCTGGAAGGCAAGACCAAGCGCGGGGCGATCAAAGCGGGCAGGGGCAAGGTCGACTTCTAA
- a CDS encoding amino acid ABC transporter ATP-binding protein: MSSLMNNVDTPATTKVLQVQGVSKSFGANRVLADVSLDLERGEVLCLLGPSGCGKSTLLRCINWLETPDAGSIRLNSKRFGAHKGGARIGDAELAQMRSRIGMVFQHFALWPHLTVLGNIMEAPVHVQKRNRKEVHDEAMALLAKVGLADKANMFPSRLSGGQKQRVGIARALAMKPDVLLFDEPTSALDPMLVGEVLEVMRDLAAEGATMVIVTHEMEFARQVASRIIFMDGGHIVESGLPEAFFSAPQTARAQQFLAPFRQRA; the protein is encoded by the coding sequence ATGAGCAGTCTTATGAACAACGTGGATACACCCGCAACGACCAAGGTGCTACAGGTGCAGGGCGTGTCCAAGTCCTTTGGCGCCAACCGCGTACTGGCAGATGTCTCCCTGGATTTGGAGCGTGGCGAAGTGCTGTGCCTGCTCGGGCCGTCGGGCTGCGGCAAGTCGACCCTGCTGCGCTGTATCAACTGGCTGGAGACGCCGGACGCCGGCAGCATCCGTCTCAACTCCAAGCGCTTCGGTGCACACAAGGGCGGCGCGCGGATCGGCGATGCCGAACTGGCGCAGATGCGCTCGCGCATCGGTATGGTGTTCCAGCACTTCGCCCTGTGGCCGCACCTGACCGTACTGGGCAACATCATGGAAGCCCCGGTGCACGTGCAGAAGCGCAACCGCAAGGAGGTGCATGACGAGGCCATGGCGCTGCTCGCCAAAGTCGGGCTTGCCGACAAGGCCAACATGTTCCCGTCGCGGCTCTCGGGCGGGCAGAAACAGCGGGTCGGCATTGCCCGTGCGCTGGCCATGAAGCCGGACGTGCTGTTGTTCGACGAACCCACCAGCGCCCTCGACCCGATGCTGGTCGGCGAGGTGTTGGAGGTGATGCGCGATCTGGCCGCCGAGGGTGCGACCATGGTGATCGTCACCCATGAAATGGAGTTCGCCCGGCAGGTCGCCAGCCGGATCATCTTCATGGATGGCGGCCACATCGTTGAAAGCGGCTTGCCGGAAGCCTTCTTCAGTGCCCCGCAAACGGCCCGCGCCCAGCAGTTTCTGGCGCCGTTCCGGCAGCGAGCCTGA
- a CDS encoding amino acid ABC transporter permease, with amino-acid sequence MNLSDFITVWQHYPSILEGFMNTLVFILIAGSVSLLLGILLTPLLMSNRVFIGRSASFYCECMRCTPFLLLVYLIYFGLPSGGIQLSNWVSGIVALIIYNTAYMAIILKGAWKDLPHDTIEAGRAFGFHGFGLLRRIIMPPVLLRATPMIGNQMIQIVKDSAFLGIIAVTELTAAINAIQSTYFIPFASFLSAVLMYWVICLAIELLTNLFTRYAEVRRA; translated from the coding sequence ATGAACCTCAGCGATTTCATCACCGTCTGGCAGCACTATCCGTCCATTCTGGAAGGCTTCATGAACACCCTGGTGTTCATCCTGATCGCCGGTAGCGTGTCGCTGCTGCTGGGGATTCTGCTCACTCCGCTGCTGATGTCGAATCGCGTGTTCATTGGTCGCAGCGCTTCGTTCTACTGCGAGTGCATGCGCTGCACGCCGTTCCTGCTGCTGGTGTACCTGATCTATTTCGGGCTGCCATCCGGGGGTATCCAGCTGAGCAACTGGGTGTCGGGCATCGTCGCGCTGATCATCTACAACACCGCCTACATGGCGATCATCCTCAAGGGCGCCTGGAAGGATCTGCCCCACGACACCATCGAGGCGGGCAGGGCGTTCGGCTTCCACGGCTTCGGCCTGCTGCGGCGCATCATCATGCCGCCGGTGCTGCTGCGCGCGACACCGATGATCGGCAACCAGATGATCCAGATCGTCAAGGACAGCGCCTTTCTGGGAATCATCGCCGTGACCGAGCTGACGGCGGCGATCAACGCCATTCAGTCGACCTACTTCATTCCCTTCGCCAGCTTCCTGTCGGCGGTGCTGATGTACTGGGTGATCTGTCTGGCCATCGAATTGCTCACCAACCTATTTACCCGTTACGCCGAGGTGCGCCGCGCATGA
- a CDS encoding amino acid ABC transporter permease — protein sequence MNAYDYWSILQGAFATVGVSLVGIVIGIPLGLGLALVRWARIPVARQLAFVYVSIIRSCPAVTLILLVYFGLPQFGISLSPLLAALISLSVTAAAFNCEIWRAALLAFDRQQYDAALAFGMPRRMRVMRIVLPQVWQSSLPGLVNEMTMLVKSSPAIAVIGMVEITRAAQRVGARTYDPLPPLLVGLCLYVAIIFLLVRLQRRLERNVQGQEAAV from the coding sequence ATGAATGCATACGACTACTGGAGCATCCTGCAGGGTGCCTTTGCCACGGTGGGTGTGTCGCTGGTAGGAATCGTTATTGGCATTCCTCTGGGGCTGGGCCTGGCGCTGGTGCGCTGGGCCCGGATCCCGGTAGCCCGGCAACTGGCCTTCGTCTACGTCAGCATCATCAGATCCTGCCCTGCGGTGACCCTGATTCTGCTGGTGTACTTCGGCCTGCCGCAGTTCGGCATTTCGCTGAGCCCGCTGCTCGCCGCACTGATTTCCCTTTCGGTCACCGCCGCTGCATTCAACTGCGAGATATGGCGCGCGGCCTTGCTGGCCTTCGATCGACAGCAGTACGACGCGGCGCTTGCCTTCGGCATGCCGCGGCGCATGCGGGTGATGCGCATCGTGCTGCCCCAGGTTTGGCAGTCGAGCCTGCCCGGGCTGGTCAACGAGATGACCATGCTGGTGAAGTCCAGCCCGGCCATCGCGGTGATCGGCATGGTCGAGATCACCCGTGCAGCCCAGCGCGTGGGCGCCAGAACCTATGACCCATTGCCGCCGTTGCTGGTGGGGCTGTGCCTGTACGTGGCGATCATCTTTCTGCTGGTCAGGCTGCAACGTCGCCTGGAGCGCAACGTCCAGGGTCAGGAGGCCGCCGTATGA
- a CDS encoding transporter substrate-binding domain-containing protein has product MSAIRDLICSTAVAKGHVGKSLSAIALALATTIGAVSISQAMTAEEVKARGYVVVATEDDYRPFEFMENGKSTGYDNELKDLVEKETGLELRQQIMPWAGILSGVTSGKFDMALSAVMVTAERKQSFDYTTPTAESATYYGVKKGSSIKTAEDLIGKVVGAETGSAFLAELKAFDAKLKASKGEGVKKIMEYHGYPEAYQDLAQGRIDAVVNTDLTLRALVKERGDVFELGQPIGEPGHKAWAVKKGNDGVLEVINNALLKIRESGEMYRLQEKWLGVRFENMPLNVN; this is encoded by the coding sequence ATGTCAGCAATTCGCGACCTTATTTGCTCCACGGCTGTTGCCAAGGGGCACGTTGGTAAATCTCTTTCGGCTATCGCGCTGGCACTGGCGACCACCATCGGCGCCGTATCCATCAGCCAGGCCATGACCGCTGAAGAGGTGAAGGCTCGGGGCTACGTCGTGGTCGCCACTGAAGATGACTACCGTCCCTTCGAATTCATGGAGAACGGCAAGTCGACCGGCTACGACAACGAACTCAAGGACTTGGTGGAAAAGGAAACCGGCCTGGAACTGCGTCAGCAGATCATGCCCTGGGCTGGCATCCTTTCCGGCGTCACCAGCGGCAAGTTCGACATGGCACTGTCTGCAGTCATGGTCACCGCCGAACGCAAGCAGAGCTTCGACTACACCACGCCAACGGCTGAATCGGCGACCTACTACGGGGTTAAGAAGGGCAGCTCGATCAAGACCGCTGAAGACCTGATCGGCAAGGTGGTCGGCGCTGAAACCGGTAGTGCCTTCCTGGCCGAACTCAAGGCATTCGACGCCAAACTCAAGGCCAGCAAAGGCGAGGGCGTGAAGAAAATCATGGAGTACCACGGCTATCCCGAGGCTTATCAGGATCTGGCCCAAGGCCGTATCGATGCAGTGGTCAATACCGATCTGACCTTGCGTGCGCTGGTCAAGGAGCGTGGCGATGTGTTCGAGCTGGGGCAGCCGATCGGTGAGCCTGGCCACAAAGCCTGGGCCGTCAAGAAAGGCAACGATGGCGTACTTGAGGTGATCAACAACGCACTGCTGAAAATCCGTGAAAGCGGTGAGATGTATCGCCTGCAGGAAAAATGGTTGGGCGTGCGCTTCGAGAACATGCCGCTTAACGTGAACTGA
- a CDS encoding amidohydrolase/deacetylase family metallohydrolase, which produces MADVILKGGYLIDPAQGYDGNFDIAISNGRIEAITAPGAAGAATTVIDVSGKLVTPGLIDTHGHVFEYVTGRFGLDADLAGVHSGVTTLIDQGGPSCMTLPAFREHVVKAKKTRVFAYLSAYLVGGLEGHFYPSLYTPECVDVDATVRAALANTDIIKGFKAHAELGGFERWGSDVMAMSAEISRRAGMPLYIHFGQLWPSPGDPSPVHPDSILADVVPMLKAGDILAHPFSRHPGGVVSADGKLHPFMTLARDMGLKVDVGHGSHFSFQCARIVLDGGVIPDTLGADMHGYNTLVPAPPGTPKEHSDTEHMFFGKQRFSMASAMTSMLALGLHINHVVAMATCNPVEVFGLPKDLGTLAIGNPADISVLNDERGRFQLKDNEGTAAYSDRLLTPAFCLKDGERFDAVASILPPYSSFAA; this is translated from the coding sequence ATGGCTGATGTGATCCTCAAAGGTGGTTACCTGATCGACCCCGCCCAGGGCTACGACGGGAATTTCGACATCGCCATCAGCAATGGTCGTATCGAGGCGATCACCGCGCCTGGCGCTGCCGGTGCGGCAACCACGGTGATCGATGTCAGCGGCAAGCTGGTTACGCCCGGCCTGATCGACACCCACGGCCACGTCTTCGAATACGTGACCGGCCGCTTCGGCCTGGATGCCGACCTCGCTGGCGTGCATTCGGGGGTGACCACCCTGATCGACCAGGGCGGGCCATCGTGCATGACGCTGCCGGCGTTCCGCGAGCATGTGGTCAAGGCCAAGAAAACCCGCGTATTCGCCTACCTGTCGGCCTATCTGGTCGGCGGCCTGGAGGGCCATTTCTACCCCAGCCTGTATACCCCGGAGTGCGTGGACGTCGACGCGACCGTGCGCGCGGCGCTGGCCAATACCGACATCATCAAGGGCTTCAAGGCCCACGCCGAACTGGGCGGTTTTGAACGCTGGGGCAGCGATGTGATGGCGATGAGCGCGGAGATCTCCCGGCGCGCCGGCATGCCGCTGTACATTCACTTCGGCCAGCTGTGGCCAAGCCCGGGAGACCCGAGCCCGGTGCATCCCGACTCGATCCTCGCCGATGTGGTGCCGATGCTCAAAGCTGGCGATATCCTCGCCCACCCGTTCTCCCGTCATCCGGGCGGCGTGGTCAGCGCCGACGGCAAGCTGCACCCCTTCATGACCCTGGCCAGGGACATGGGGCTGAAGGTGGATGTCGGTCACGGCTCGCACTTCAGCTTCCAGTGCGCGCGCATCGTTCTCGATGGCGGCGTGATTCCCGACACCCTCGGCGCCGACATGCACGGCTACAACACCCTGGTACCCGCGCCGCCGGGCACACCGAAAGAGCACTCGGATACCGAGCACATGTTCTTCGGCAAGCAGCGCTTCTCCATGGCCTCGGCGATGACCAGCATGCTGGCCCTGGGCTTGCACATCAACCATGTGGTGGCCATGGCCACCTGCAACCCGGTGGAGGTGTTCGGGCTGCCGAAAGACCTCGGCACCCTGGCCATCGGCAACCCGGCCGACATCAGCGTGCTCAACGATGAACGTGGGCGCTTCCAGTTGAAGGACAACGAAGGCACCGCCGCCTACAGCGACCGCCTGCTGACACCGGCGTTCTGCTTGAAAGATGGCGAGCGCTTCGACGCCGTCGCCTCGATCCTGCCGCCCTACTCCAGCTTTGCGGCGTGA
- a CDS encoding amidase — MKLANGMITDDPIHLAATGSGPLDGLSFAVKDVMAIAGHRTGCGHPLWRDSHSPAQTTSPLIEQLLAAGATLTGKTHTDELTYSLAGSNVHYGTPPNPAVPGATAGGSSSGSASVVAAGLVDFAMGSDTGGSIRIPASYCGIYGLRPSHGALDYAHCAQLARSFDCLGWFARDGETLERVGKVLLPAGEHRLQRVLLVSNVREEAGEAVLAQFNSWLTLSRLPLPCDGWQALPSLADFANDFRTLQAFEAWQEYGNWISQHQPQFGPGVKERFANASRVSETDATAAQKRLGILRAELDALLGDDGVLCLPTAPSPAIALTASDEQVEQIRLATQRMTAIAGVGGLPQVSVPLLQTADGPVGVSLIGPRGSDRALLALARQLS, encoded by the coding sequence ATGAAGCTTGCCAACGGAATGATCACCGATGATCCGATCCATCTTGCCGCCACCGGTTCGGGCCCCCTCGACGGCCTGAGCTTCGCGGTCAAGGACGTGATGGCAATCGCTGGCCACCGCACCGGCTGCGGTCACCCGCTGTGGCGTGATAGCCACTCGCCTGCGCAAACCACCTCGCCGCTGATCGAACAACTGCTGGCCGCGGGCGCCACGCTGACGGGCAAGACTCACACCGACGAGCTGACCTACAGCCTGGCCGGCAGCAACGTCCACTACGGCACGCCACCCAACCCCGCCGTGCCGGGTGCAACCGCGGGTGGCTCGTCGAGCGGCTCGGCATCGGTGGTGGCCGCAGGCCTGGTGGATTTCGCCATGGGCAGCGATACCGGTGGCTCGATTCGTATTCCAGCCAGCTACTGCGGGATTTACGGGCTGCGCCCCAGCCACGGAGCACTCGACTACGCACATTGCGCGCAACTGGCACGCAGCTTCGACTGCCTGGGCTGGTTCGCCCGCGATGGCGAAACCCTGGAACGGGTCGGCAAGGTGCTGTTGCCAGCGGGTGAGCATCGCCTGCAACGTGTGCTGCTGGTCAGCAACGTGCGTGAGGAGGCTGGCGAAGCGGTGCTGGCGCAATTCAACAGCTGGCTGACACTGTCGCGCCTGCCGCTGCCCTGTGATGGCTGGCAGGCACTGCCGTCGCTGGCCGACTTCGCCAACGATTTCCGCACCTTGCAGGCCTTCGAAGCCTGGCAGGAATACGGCAACTGGATCAGCCAGCACCAGCCGCAGTTCGGCCCAGGGGTGAAAGAGCGCTTCGCCAATGCCAGCCGCGTCAGTGAGACGGATGCTACCGCTGCGCAGAAACGCCTCGGCATATTGCGTGCAGAGCTGGATGCCCTGCTCGGCGATGACGGCGTGCTGTGCCTGCCCACTGCACCCAGCCCGGCGATCGCCCTGACGGCCAGCGACGAGCAGGTCGAGCAGATTCGCCTGGCGACCCAGCGGATGACCGCCATCGCCGGCGTCGGCGGGTTACCCCAGGTATCCGTGCCGCTGCTGCAGACCGCTGACGGCCCGGTGGGCGTTTCGCTGATTGGCCCGCGCGGCAGTGACCGTGCGCTGCTTGCCCTGGCACGTCAGCTGAGCTGA
- a CDS encoding MarR family winged helix-turn-helix transcriptional regulator: MDNQEVKAMVDEAVSRSSLLGRPGFLIRRLHQVHCSLFQEETRGHDITPVQYSLLSSLGILGEMDQNTIAQAIGLERTSVAEVIPRLEARGLLLRRQSEKDKRVKLVKLARKGKTLVTKMNDAVQRAHDRTLEALPAEERDLFMLQLIRLVEANNEVRSAPLRLQPTETGN; the protein is encoded by the coding sequence ATGGACAACCAAGAAGTAAAAGCCATGGTCGATGAGGCCGTCAGTCGCTCGAGCCTGTTGGGTCGACCTGGCTTTTTGATACGTCGCCTGCATCAGGTGCATTGCAGCCTGTTCCAGGAGGAAACCCGAGGCCATGACATCACGCCCGTGCAGTACAGCCTGCTCAGTTCACTGGGCATATTGGGCGAGATGGATCAGAACACCATCGCTCAGGCCATTGGTCTGGAGCGCACCAGTGTCGCCGAAGTGATTCCCCGCCTCGAAGCGCGGGGGTTGTTATTGCGCCGGCAGAGCGAGAAGGACAAGCGCGTCAAACTGGTGAAACTGGCGCGCAAGGGCAAAACCCTGGTCACGAAGATGAACGATGCCGTTCAGCGTGCCCATGACCGCACACTGGAGGCGCTGCCAGCCGAAGAGCGCGACCTGTTCATGCTCCAGCTGATCCGCCTGGTGGAGGCCAACAACGAGGTCAGAAGTGCTCCCTTGCGCCTGCAGCCTACAGAGACCGGCAACTGA
- a CDS encoding aromatic ring-hydroxylating oxygenase subunit alpha: MNCKEHLNNLDAPLAPALLNDWHVVASSEEVVEGTLYPSTLFDRDLVIWRDSKGQAYVWEDLCIHRGARLSKGFIASDKVICPYHGWNYDGSAQCTLIPASPNETPMKKAKAIAHHVKEAYGFIWTCLGEPAQDIAAFPEWLDDSYKKVVCGPYEFKSGYRALENFIDPTHFPFVHAGVNGLMDAPDPIGQYRVWEEDGVLATSEVQVTQPYGDPRQVPVIAYYAYKCLRPGVAYFKKRLIISDPLRAHEGNENDRFCTFFTMQQVSETRSIVRICCAMNFDPMPSDEDVRRRQDLVYAQDSAIVDTQRPERIPTDLRQELHHSTDLLGMKYRSWLRGMGINYGTV; the protein is encoded by the coding sequence ATGAATTGCAAAGAGCATCTCAACAACCTGGACGCCCCGCTGGCACCCGCCCTGCTCAATGACTGGCATGTGGTCGCCAGCAGCGAGGAAGTGGTAGAGGGCACGCTGTATCCGTCCACCCTGTTCGACCGTGATCTGGTGATCTGGCGGGACTCCAAGGGCCAGGCCTATGTCTGGGAAGACCTGTGCATTCATCGTGGCGCGCGCCTGTCCAAAGGCTTCATCGCGTCCGACAAGGTGATCTGCCCGTACCACGGCTGGAACTACGACGGCAGCGCGCAGTGCACGCTGATTCCGGCATCGCCCAACGAAACGCCGATGAAAAAGGCCAAGGCCATCGCTCACCATGTGAAGGAGGCCTACGGTTTCATCTGGACCTGCCTGGGTGAGCCGGCACAGGATATCGCCGCCTTCCCCGAATGGCTCGACGACAGCTACAAGAAAGTGGTCTGCGGGCCTTACGAGTTCAAATCCGGCTACCGCGCGCTGGAGAACTTCATCGACCCGACCCACTTTCCCTTCGTACACGCTGGCGTCAACGGCCTGATGGACGCACCGGATCCCATCGGTCAGTACCGGGTGTGGGAAGAGGATGGCGTGCTGGCCACCTCGGAAGTACAGGTCACCCAGCCCTATGGCGACCCGCGCCAGGTGCCCGTCATCGCCTACTACGCCTACAAGTGCCTGCGCCCGGGCGTGGCCTATTTCAAGAAGCGCCTGATCATTTCCGACCCGCTGCGCGCTCATGAAGGTAACGAGAACGACCGCTTCTGCACCTTCTTCACCATGCAGCAGGTCAGCGAGACGCGCAGCATCGTGCGCATCTGCTGCGCCATGAACTTCGACCCGATGCCCAGCGATGAAGACGTGCGCCGCCGCCAGGATCTGGTCTACGCCCAGGACAGCGCGATTGTCGACACCCAACGCCCCGAGCGCATCCCCACCGACCTGCGCCAGGAGCTGCACCACAGCACCGACCTGCTCGGCATGAAGTACCGATCCTGGCTACGCGGCATGGGTATCAACTATGGCACCGTCTGA
- a CDS encoding PDR/VanB family oxidoreductase, with protein MAPSETLAPTFRLTAMRYGAQDIVLYEFQPLNGQPLAAVQAGAHLDIVLPNEQIRSYSLLTPLCDAERYVVAVKRDADGLGGSRWLHDQARVGQTFVLQPPRNHFALADGDAPVLLLAGGIGITPLFSMLAELRGAGRRVHLHYWSRAAEQTLFLDALERSDDVTLHFSGTAGRKSLADVLTAVDPRTEIYCCGPLRMLADLETLSAAHGLEHVRVERFQGASPPATASETFTVVLARSGTEVQVCKGETILGALLEAGADVMYSCEQGICGACEVKVVEGDPLHADSVYSAEEHAQRGSMMICCSSSNSGRLVLDI; from the coding sequence ATGGCACCGTCTGAAACGCTCGCGCCGACGTTCCGCCTCACGGCCATGCGCTACGGGGCACAGGACATCGTGCTCTACGAGTTCCAGCCGCTGAATGGCCAGCCCCTGGCTGCGGTTCAGGCCGGCGCCCACCTGGACATCGTGCTGCCCAACGAGCAGATCCGCTCGTACTCGCTGCTCACCCCGCTGTGCGACGCCGAACGCTATGTGGTCGCGGTCAAGCGCGACGCCGACGGCCTCGGCGGCTCGCGCTGGCTGCACGATCAGGCACGGGTCGGCCAGACCTTCGTCCTGCAGCCGCCACGCAACCATTTCGCGCTCGCCGATGGCGATGCCCCGGTGCTGCTGCTTGCCGGTGGCATCGGTATCACGCCGCTGTTCTCGATGCTCGCGGAGCTGCGTGGTGCCGGGCGCAGGGTGCATCTGCACTACTGGAGCCGGGCTGCCGAGCAGACGCTGTTCCTCGATGCATTGGAACGCAGCGACGACGTGACCCTGCACTTCTCCGGCACTGCGGGCCGCAAGTCCCTCGCCGACGTCCTCACCGCTGTCGACCCGCGCACCGAGATCTATTGCTGCGGCCCGCTGCGTATGCTCGCCGACCTCGAGACGCTGAGCGCCGCCCATGGCCTGGAGCACGTGCGCGTCGAGCGCTTCCAGGGCGCCAGCCCACCGGCCACAGCTAGCGAAACCTTCACCGTGGTGCTCGCGCGTTCGGGCACCGAAGTGCAGGTCTGCAAGGGCGAAACCATCCTCGGTGCTCTACTCGAGGCAGGTGCCGATGTCATGTACTCCTGCGAGCAAGGCATCTGCGGCGCCTGCGAAGTGAAGGTCGTGGAAGGCGATCCGCTGCACGCGGACTCGGTGTACTCGGCCGAGGAACATGCTCAACGCGGCAGCATGATGATCTGCTGCTCCAGCAGTAACAGCGGCCGGCTGGTGCTGGATATCTAG
- the hpxZ gene encoding oxalurate catabolism protein HpxZ, protein MTDLAASDLQPALEKLYAVRPVWQRVVSAAEAIGLADRTLLHAGPPFRLGEQPSAPILSSAVLCCLHEGWADSEAAAQYLITSGEVRLESAQDFNVVTPLAAVISPTTTLVEVVDAAGINPRPCWSILGSGRGPQIRFGTRQQAVIERLAWRDGELARALQSALAAGPIDLLPLAVIGLQRGDDLHSVTSGASRALQERLLPLLEGADEVERMLDETPLFFLTLWMAACHLLLDTLCDEPAARSLLVGLAGNGIEVGIRLAGDPTHWRTATAHTPQGPRLKMGDEPISPMLGDSGVIDAAGFGAQAWHHATGVAADMAGWLPGRPAGAPHWQVGQHPLFAPFGLGAAIDIERIDPRARLPNVAIAMLDARGEAGLLGRGVCQTPARLYGSPAADEPELNDPLVLAQVSAAFERYEQALISNDIATLDELFWQSPHTVRYGATENLYGSAAIRAFRDGRPATGLSRKIIERSITSFGSDSAVTHIAFSRAGNPRTGRQTQTWIRIAGAWRIVSAHVSNMD, encoded by the coding sequence ATGACCGATCTGGCAGCCTCCGATCTCCAGCCTGCGCTGGAAAAGCTGTATGCCGTACGCCCCGTCTGGCAACGGGTGGTCAGCGCCGCCGAGGCCATAGGCCTGGCCGACAGAACCCTGCTGCACGCCGGGCCGCCCTTTCGTCTCGGTGAGCAACCGAGCGCGCCGATCCTGTCATCCGCGGTGCTCTGCTGCCTGCACGAGGGCTGGGCCGACAGCGAGGCTGCAGCGCAATACCTGATCACCAGCGGTGAAGTGCGCCTCGAATCGGCACAGGATTTCAATGTGGTGACGCCGCTGGCTGCGGTGATTTCACCGACTACCACGCTGGTCGAGGTGGTCGATGCCGCCGGGATCAACCCGCGCCCCTGCTGGTCGATCCTGGGCAGTGGCCGGGGGCCACAGATCCGTTTCGGCACGCGCCAGCAGGCGGTAATAGAACGTCTGGCATGGCGCGATGGCGAGCTTGCCCGGGCATTGCAGAGCGCCCTGGCCGCCGGCCCCATCGATCTGCTTCCGCTAGCCGTCATCGGGCTGCAGCGCGGTGACGACCTGCACAGCGTCACCAGCGGTGCCAGCCGGGCACTGCAGGAACGCTTGCTGCCGCTACTGGAAGGTGCAGACGAGGTCGAGCGGATGCTCGATGAAACACCGCTGTTCTTCCTGACGCTGTGGATGGCCGCCTGCCATTTGCTGCTCGATACGCTGTGCGATGAGCCCGCGGCACGATCGCTGCTGGTGGGGCTGGCCGGCAACGGTATCGAGGTCGGCATCCGGCTGGCTGGCGACCCCACTCACTGGCGCACGGCCACAGCCCACACGCCACAAGGGCCGCGCCTGAAAATGGGTGACGAGCCAATCAGCCCGATGCTTGGCGACAGCGGCGTGATCGATGCCGCCGGCTTCGGTGCCCAGGCCTGGCACCACGCCACCGGTGTCGCCGCCGATATGGCCGGCTGGCTGCCGGGGCGCCCGGCTGGCGCACCGCACTGGCAGGTAGGCCAGCACCCGCTGTTCGCCCCCTTCGGCCTGGGAGCCGCTATCGACATCGAGCGGATCGACCCTCGCGCACGCTTGCCGAACGTGGCTATCGCCATGCTCGATGCCCGGGGCGAGGCCGGCCTGCTCGGGCGCGGCGTATGCCAGACACCGGCACGCCTGTACGGGTCGCCTGCAGCCGATGAGCCGGAGTTGAACGATCCTCTGGTACTCGCCCAGGTCAGCGCGGCCTTCGAGCGTTACGAACAGGCATTGATCAGCAACGACATCGCCACGCTGGACGAGCTGTTCTGGCAGAGCCCGCATACAGTTCGCTACGGCGCCACGGAAAACCTCTACGGCAGCGCAGCGATCCGCGCGTTTCGTGATGGCCGCCCGGCAACCGGACTGTCACGCAAGATCATCGAGCGCTCGATAACCAGCTTCGGCAGCGACAGTGCCGTCACTCATATCGCCTTCAGCCGTGCGGGCAATCCCCGCACCGGCCGCCAGACTCAGACCTGGATTCGCATCGCAGGCGCCTGGCGGATCGTGTCCGCCCATGTCAGCAACATGGATTAG